AGCGGCCAAAAGGCAAAGCAAGGAGTCGCCTGGGGAGCGGCAACCGGAGCGGTACTTGGAGCCATAGTGGGTCACCAAAGCGGTGAACGAGGAGCAGGCGCGGCTATTGGCGCGGCCGGAGGGGCACTGATTGGCCATGCCGTTGGCGATGACAATGACGGGAAAGTAGCACAGCAGCGACGTAATCAAACCGACCTTGAAATTGCGCGCGCCAGACAAGCGAAGGCGGAAGCCGATGCCAAAAAGGAGCGCCTTATTGTTACCGGAATGAAGGCTGAGGATGCCGAAATTCTTGCAGCAAAACAGAAAGCGGAGGCGGCAGAAGCCGAGCTTGCCCGCCTTCTGAAAGAACGGGAAGACGCCATCGCCAAGGCTAAAGCATTAGAAAGCTACGAACAAAGACAGAAAGAAGCCCAAGAACAGATCAAAAATTTGCAAGGCAGCTGATAAAAAAAGCGCAAAATCTCCTCTACAGGATAATTTAACGCTACAGTTGAGGATGGTGTGAGAGCGGTGAAAACCGCTCTCACATTTTTATAAAACTCCCCGACGCAAGCATCTGGGTATCTGAAATACAAGAACAAGCTCTTTTCTCTTTTGCTCGCAAGATTCCAGCAGACATCGTTGGTATTCGATTCGCGACCAAGGTCACTCCTACAGCTACTTTCGCGGGTCAAAATGTAGGAGCCAGCTTGCTGGCGATCTCATCAGAGATTCAGAGACCAGCAGAAATCCCACAATAATTTTGTGGCAAAACGTCAGATACTAATCGTCCTTGGAGGAGGACAACAAAATCAGGTCGCTCAGCTTGGTGAAGTAGGACTTGAA
The sequence above is a segment of the Verrucomicrobiota bacterium genome. Coding sequences within it:
- a CDS encoding glycine zipper domain-containing protein, producing MKIKLLSILLGGSISLISFSGCESGQKAKQGVAWGAATGAVLGAIVGHQSGERGAGAAIGAAGGALIGHAVGDDNDGKVAQQRRNQTDLEIARARQAKAEADAKKERLIVTGMKAEDAEILAAKQKAEAAEAELARLLKEREDAIAKAKALESYEQRQKEAQEQIKNLQGS